A genomic window from Denticeps clupeoides chromosome 11, fDenClu1.1, whole genome shotgun sequence includes:
- the barhl1a gene encoding barH-like homeobox 1a isoform X1: MMMEVSASGPSFGIDSLLSHRPADECCSPAGAASPGSELDSDCSPPPSPPPAQVSQPRTVTSSFLIRDILADCKPLAACAPYSSSVGAARDGDVDYLDKTHSDSSSDSECKVKDEAERQISSSRESPAARLKKPRKARTAFTDHQLAQLERSFERQKYLSVQDRMELAASLNLTDTQVKTWYQNRRTKWKRQTAVGLELLAEAGNFSALQRMFPSPYFYPPSLVSSLDPAAGLYLYRGPSAAPPPLQRPLLPRILHGLQGAADAPPPPPPPPPALSSLTAVLPRPIPQR, from the exons ATGATGATGGAGGTGTCCGCCAGCGGACCGAGTTTCGGGATCGACTCCCTGCTGTCCCACCGCCCCGCCGACGAGTGCTGCTCCCCCGCGGGCGCGGCGAGTCCCGGGTCCGAGCTGGACAGCGACTGCTCGCCCCCGCCGTCGCCGCCGCCCGCGCAGGTCTCCCAGCCGCGGACTGTCACCTCCTCCTTCCTGATCCGGGACATTCTGGCGGACTGTAAGCCGCTGGCGGCCTGCGCGCCCTACTCCAGCAGCGTGGGCGCCGCGCGCGACGGGGACGTGGACTATCTGGACAAAACCCACAGCGATTCCTCCTCGGATAGTGAATGTAAGG TGAAAGACGAGGCGGAGCGCCAGATCTCCAGCAGCCGCGAGAGTCCCGCCGCGCGTCTGAAGAAGCCCCGCAAGGCCCGCACCGCCTTCACCGACCACCAGCTCGCCCAGCTGGAGCGCAGCTTCGAGCGCCAGAAGTACCTGAGCGTGCAGGACCGCATGGAGCTGGCGGCGTCGCTCAACCTCACCGACACGCAGGTCAAGACGTGGTACCAGAACCGCAG gaCGAAGTGGAAGCGCCAGACCGCAGTGGGCCTGGAGCTGCTGGCCGAGGCGGGCAACTTCTCGGCCCTGCAGCGGATGTTCCCGTCTCCCTACTTCTACCCCCCCAGCCTGGTCTCCAGCCTGGACCCCGCAGCCGGTCTGTACCTCTACCGCGGCCCGTCCGCCGCCCCGCCGCCCCTCCAGCGCCCGCTGCTTCCCAGAATCCTCCACGGCCTCCAGGGCGCGGCCGACGCTCCGCCGCcacctccgccgccgccgccggccctCTCGTCCCTGACCGCAGTGCTGCCGCGTCCGATTCCGCAGCGGTGA
- the barhl1a gene encoding barH-like homeobox 1a isoform X2 yields MMMEVSASGPSFGIDSLLSHRPADECCSPAGAASPGSELDSDCSPPPSPPPAQVSQPRTVTSSFLIRDILADCKPLAACAPYSSSVGAARDGDVDYLDKTHSDSSSDSELKDEAERQISSSRESPAARLKKPRKARTAFTDHQLAQLERSFERQKYLSVQDRMELAASLNLTDTQVKTWYQNRRTKWKRQTAVGLELLAEAGNFSALQRMFPSPYFYPPSLVSSLDPAAGLYLYRGPSAAPPPLQRPLLPRILHGLQGAADAPPPPPPPPPALSSLTAVLPRPIPQR; encoded by the exons ATGATGATGGAGGTGTCCGCCAGCGGACCGAGTTTCGGGATCGACTCCCTGCTGTCCCACCGCCCCGCCGACGAGTGCTGCTCCCCCGCGGGCGCGGCGAGTCCCGGGTCCGAGCTGGACAGCGACTGCTCGCCCCCGCCGTCGCCGCCGCCCGCGCAGGTCTCCCAGCCGCGGACTGTCACCTCCTCCTTCCTGATCCGGGACATTCTGGCGGACTGTAAGCCGCTGGCGGCCTGCGCGCCCTACTCCAGCAGCGTGGGCGCCGCGCGCGACGGGGACGTGGACTATCTGGACAAAACCCACAGCGATTCCTCCTCGGATAGTGAAT TGAAAGACGAGGCGGAGCGCCAGATCTCCAGCAGCCGCGAGAGTCCCGCCGCGCGTCTGAAGAAGCCCCGCAAGGCCCGCACCGCCTTCACCGACCACCAGCTCGCCCAGCTGGAGCGCAGCTTCGAGCGCCAGAAGTACCTGAGCGTGCAGGACCGCATGGAGCTGGCGGCGTCGCTCAACCTCACCGACACGCAGGTCAAGACGTGGTACCAGAACCGCAG gaCGAAGTGGAAGCGCCAGACCGCAGTGGGCCTGGAGCTGCTGGCCGAGGCGGGCAACTTCTCGGCCCTGCAGCGGATGTTCCCGTCTCCCTACTTCTACCCCCCCAGCCTGGTCTCCAGCCTGGACCCCGCAGCCGGTCTGTACCTCTACCGCGGCCCGTCCGCCGCCCCGCCGCCCCTCCAGCGCCCGCTGCTTCCCAGAATCCTCCACGGCCTCCAGGGCGCGGCCGACGCTCCGCCGCcacctccgccgccgccgccggccctCTCGTCCCTGACCGCAGTGCTGCCGCGTCCGATTCCGCAGCGGTGA